In Bradyrhizobium sp. 1(2017), one DNA window encodes the following:
- a CDS encoding nucleoside 2-deoxyribosyltransferase, giving the protein MKIYLAGPDVFLPDAVEIGRRKVAICSAHGLTGLYPLDNAIDLTAPDASRQIFCGNETMMDEADAIIANLTPFRGAGADPGTVYELGYMAGRRKFCLAYSNDGAVYADRVGRFMDVASEDGRLVDAQGLTVEDFGLVDNLMMIHALELHGCPLVTPATMPIDVWHDLAAFETCVRMAAARLIAT; this is encoded by the coding sequence ATGAAAATCTATCTGGCGGGCCCCGACGTGTTCCTGCCGGATGCGGTTGAGATTGGCCGGCGCAAGGTCGCAATCTGCTCCGCGCACGGGCTCACCGGCCTCTATCCTCTCGACAACGCGATCGACCTCACCGCACCGGATGCCTCGCGCCAGATCTTTTGCGGCAATGAGACGATGATGGATGAGGCCGACGCCATCATCGCGAACCTCACCCCGTTCCGGGGCGCCGGAGCCGATCCCGGCACCGTCTACGAGCTCGGCTACATGGCCGGGCGGCGCAAATTCTGCCTCGCCTACTCCAACGACGGTGCCGTCTATGCCGACCGCGTCGGCCGCTTCATGGACGTCGCGTCCGAGGACGGACGGCTGGTCGATGCACAGGGGCTGACGGTCGAGGATTTCGGTCTCGTCGACAACCTCATGATGATCCATGCGCTGGAGCTGCACGGCTGCCCGCTGGTGACGCCGGCCACGATGCCGATCGATGTCTGGCACGATCTCGCGGCGTTCG